A stretch of the Aphis gossypii isolate Hap1 chromosome 2, ASM2018417v2, whole genome shotgun sequence genome encodes the following:
- the LOC114123686 gene encoding uncharacterized protein LOC114123686 has translation MNLYLSPFKILTIMLLALLEFSTVVVNAAPLALENEWTAVVIPITRAPVTTHQVRNATKIEPFQKWWNSIATSYPKRFWTTVNYFPLNSTFRRFSYSGMDLSKNYNGKNPHDEKKFGKNKHEKNKGGKNRYDKHCGKNLHREHCSKNQCDKPFGKNRHEKHCAKNQNSDGHHGKNYHEQNKLQKMKKCNKRKEFIVDNKVIVHINKSRTPSTTLLPVKTTVPVLVSTTHKCVEKSSIFSFVDICILIYCICFLIAVCLIRM, from the exons ATGAACCTTTATTTATCCCCTTTCAAGATATTGACGATCATGCTGTTGGCGTTACTCGAATTTTCCACCGTAGTTGTGAACGCCGCGCCATTGGCTTTGGAAAACGAATGGACGGCGGTGGTCATACCCATTACACGAGCACCAGTCACTACCCATCAAGTACGAAATGCAACGAAAATCGAACCTTTCCAAAAGTGGTGGAACTCAATTGCTACGAGTTATCCGAAACGATTCTGGACGACGGTGAATTATTTCCCCTTAAACAGTACTTTTCGTAGATTTTCTTACAGTGGTATGgacttaagtaaaaattacaatggTAAGAATCCTcacgatgaaaaaaaatttggtaaaaataagcACGAGAAGAATAAAGGTGGTAAGAACCGCTACGATAAACACTGTGGTAAAAACCTTCACCGGGAGCACTGTAGCAAGAACCAGTGTGATAAGCCCTTTGGAAAAAATCGCCATGAAAAGCACTGTGCTAAAAACCAAAACAGCGACGGTCATCATGGTAAGAATTACCATGAACAAAACAAGCTGCAGAAGATGAAAAAATGCAACAAGCGCAAAGAGTTTATCGTAGACAATAAG GTTATTGTCCACATCAATAAAAGTCGAACGCCTAGTACGACACTATTACCGGTAAAAACAACGGTACCAGTTCTGGTCTCGACCACGCATAAATGTGTTGAGAAGAGTAGTATTTTCTCGTTTGTTGACATATGTATActgatatattgtatatgttttttgatAGCCGTATGTTTAATACGTATGTga
- the LOC126550328 gene encoding uncharacterized protein LOC126550328, whose amino-acid sequence MKHHIIFIFIQVVLTIRSGLCINLNLLKSSSIGLYKPDVKSVHNCNPKNNNKIQHYMYASFKDNKTMFYGNSTLEIPFDDTLFLEIKLSEKDSFGKWKENAYMHKSPNACSSLKTLMGNSWTPFLNGAGFQDTNCPLLPGIYIAPGFDVVSIIKESNIPKIFAYGTYKINMWYSKKNEMFGCQSIVAEAKRP is encoded by the exons atgaaacatcatattatttttatttttattcaagtgGTACTCACAATAAGATCTGGATTGTGTATTAACTTAAATCTGTTAAAAAGTTCTTCAAtt GGACTTTATAAACCGGACGTGAAAAGTGTTCATAATTGTAAtcctaaaaataacaataagatCCAGCATTATATGTATGCAAGTTTCAAGgacaataaaacaatgttttatggAAATTCTACTTTGGAAATACCCTTTGACGACACATTATTC TTGGAAATTAAATTGTCAGAAAAAGATTCATTTGGAAAGTGGAAAGAAAATGCGTATATGCATAAATCACCAAATGCTTGCTCATCGTTGAAAACATTAATGGGAAACTCTTGGACTCCGTTCTTAAATGGTGCTGGATTTCAAGATACCAATTGCCCATTACTTccg GGTATTTATATAGCTCCAGGTTTTGATGtagtatcaattattaaagaatCCAATATACCCAAAATATTTGCTTATggaacatacaaaataaacatgtggtatagtaaaaaaaacgaaatgttTGGCTGTCAATCTATAGTTGCAGAAGCTAAACGCccttga
- the LOC114123718 gene encoding uncharacterized protein LOC114123718, which produces MNLFLIYSLTVLLLCIGSRALNIFPKLPIGPYKMIFKQISRCESSQNHKIRHSYYLSYNHKSNVTEIRGSTNSSVLFDDTLFFETNFSFKDENGNWKDNTLYHKSPNACSSFRRLMGTTWTTVMDGLGFKNATCPILPGIYTASAVDTSLFLNANIPKTFIYGTFKIRFYYTLKKEVYSCNIVIVEFKPF; this is translated from the exons ATGAacctttttcttatttattcactaacagtgttattattatgtattggaTCGAGAgcacttaatatttttcctaaaTTACCAATC GGTCCATATAAAATGATCTTCAAACAGATAAGCAGATGTGAATCTTcacaaaaccataaaatacGACATAGTTATTACTTGAGCTATAATCACAAATCCAATGTGACTGAAATCAGAGGGAGTACAAACAGTAGCGTTCTATTTGACGACACTTTGTTT tttgaaacaaatttttcCTTCAAAGATGAAAATGGAAATTGGAAAGACAATACGTTATATCACAAATCGCCAAATGCTTGCTCTTCATTTAGGCGTTTAATGGGAACTACGTGGACCACTGTGATGGACGGATTAGGGTTTAAGAATGCCACATGTCCTATACTTCCG GGCATTTATACGGCTTCGGCGGTGgatacatcattatttttaaacgcaaatattccaaaaacatttatttacggGACAttcaaaattcgattttattatacacttaaaaaagaagtttatagctgcaatattgttattgtagaATTTAAGCCTTTTTAa
- the LOC114123717 gene encoding uncharacterized protein LOC114123717: MKYNIFLMLIQLLFTIIIFSVSAVDKKTISTAPLGPFQLIFKQLYNCNPTQKNKIQHNVYISHRSGSALLLGNSTLEIPLDDSFFLEIKMALKDTSGNWKENSFMHKTPKACSSFKKTMGKNWPAFINGIGFKTTDCPIPSGTYIAQGFDLSLFMDTNFPKVFIYGTYRVHMYYSLKNEIFGCIVCIMEFKRP, translated from the exons atgaaatataatatttttcttatgctTATACAACTGCTATTCAcgattatcattttttctgTATCGGCTGTGgataaaaaaacgatttcaaCTGCTCCATTA ggCCCTTTCCAATTAATcttcaaacaattatataattgcaaTCCtacacagaaaaataaaattcaacataACGTGTATATAAGTCATAGAAGCGGTTCAGCATTGCTCCTTGGAAATTCTACTCTCGAAATACCTCTTGACGATAGTTTTTTC ctgGAAATAAAAATGGCACTTAAAGATACATCAGGAAATTGGAAAGAAAATTCGTTTATGCATAAAACACCAAAGGCTTGTTCgtcgtttaaaaaaacaatgggAAAGAACTGGCCAGCATTCATAAATGGTATAGGATTTAAAACGACCGATTGTCCTATACCTTCG ggTACATACATTGCTCAGGGTTTTGATTTGTCACTTTTTATGGACACAAATTTCcctaaagtatttatttatggaaCGTATAGAgtacatatgtattattcacttaaaaatgaaatttttggaTGTATAGTTTGCATCATGGAATTTAAGCGTCCTTAA